A single region of the Methanolacinia paynteri genome encodes:
- a CDS encoding 30S ribosomal protein S8e: protein MLWQGRSVRKVTGGRVRLVRGKRRIEVGRAPADTHIGEVRYKVIRTHGGNYKMRALRAQFASVSNPKTGETKKVMIETVVENPANPNYVRRNLLTKGAIIKTELGNARILSRPGQDGTINAVLTE from the coding sequence ATGCTTTGGCAAGGAAGATCCGTAAGGAAAGTAACGGGCGGTCGTGTCCGTCTCGTTCGTGGTAAGAGAAGAATTGAAGTAGGCAGGGCTCCGGCAGACACTCACATCGGCGAGGTTCGCTACAAGGTGATCAGGACCCATGGCGGAAACTACAAGATGAGGGCTCTTCGTGCACAGTTTGCAAGTGTTTCAAACCCGAAGACCGGCGAGACAAAGAAGGTTATGATTGAGACCGTGGTCGAAAACCCGGCAAACCCGAACTACGTCCGTCGTAACCTTTTGACGAAGGGCGCAATCATCAAGACAGAGCTTGGAAATGCAAGGATCCTGTCAAGGCCCGGCCAGGACGGCACAATCAATGCCGTTCTGACTGAATAA